The following nucleotide sequence is from Kineobactrum salinum.
TTCGCCGAACTGCATGCCGTGGCGCAGCTCTTCCTCCATTTTGAGCTGTTCCACGGCCTGGGCATTCATCTCTTCATTGTAGAAACGGTAACAGGCGCGCCCCTCGGCCTTGGCCACATACATTGCAGTATCGGCGTTGCGCACCAGGCTGTCCGGGTCTTCCCCATCCTGGGGGTAGATCGCGATACCGATGCTGGGGGTGACGACAGGGTTGTGCGACTGCAGCGCTATGGGCTTGGAGAGAGTGTTGAGGATGCGCCTGGCAACCGCTTCCACATGAATCATGTCGGGAACGTCGGACAGCACGACGGTGAACTCATCGCCCCCCAGTCGTGCTATTTCGGTATTGCTATCCGGATCCGAGACATCGTCTTCTGAAATATAGTTTACGGCGTCGTCTTCCCGCAGTTCCAGGATCAGCCGTTTGGCTATTTCCACTAGCAGTCTGTCGCCGCGGCCATGACCAATGGAGTCATTGATCCGCTTGAAATTATCCAGGTCGATGAACAGCAGTGCGGCATAGGATTTGTTGCGCTTGGCCCGCTTCAGGATGCGGTTCAGCTGTTCATTGAAGCTGCGCCGGTTGGGGAGATTGGTCAACGGATCATAGTAGGCGAGGTAGCGCAGTCTGTCCTCTTGCCGCTTCAGGGAATTGAAGGCCTGGCTGGCGCGCAGCATGTACTGGACGTCCCGTCCGAGCAATGACCAGTTCAACGGCTTGGTCTTGTATTGCGTCGCACCCGCGTCAAAGCCCTGGTCTATCGACTGCCTGTCGTCCGAGCCGGTGACAATCATGATGGGAATGGATTCGCCCTGTGGCATCTGGCGTATACGGCGGCAGACCTCCAGCCCCGTCATGCCCGGCATCTCGACGTCCAGGAACACCAGGTCGGGCCTTTCGCGCACGAACATATCGAGCGCCTCGGGACCGCTGTGGGCTTCCACCACAAGCATGTCTTCGGCTTCAAGACACTGGCGGGTCAGGAACCGTACATTCTGGTCATCATCACAGACCAGAATCTTTGCGCTCATTCCAGGCGATAGGTTATCTGACATTGGTAGCCATATGGGGGAGCCCAGGGTTGGCGCGACAGGCTACCATCACTCGTATGCTGCGCCTAGTGTTCTCCGATGAGCGGCCGCTTTTGGCCGCTGCTGCCTGGTTAGTCGAGTTCAAGAGCTGATGCGCTCGCGATACTTGAAGCGCTGCTCCTGTACAAAGCGCGGCAACTGTTGCAGGGGGATCGCCGGACTGTAGTAAAAGCCCTGTACCTGGTGGCAATGTTCCGCCCGCAGGTATTCGATTTGCTCGTAACTCTCCGCGCCCTCGGCGACGACTTCCAGTTCCAGGCGTCTGGCCATCTGGATAATAAGGCTGCAAACGGCGGCCTGCTGGCGGTTGTGGGGCAGATCGCGGACGAAGCTGGAGTCTATTTTCAGCGCCGAGATGGGCAGTTCGGTGAGATGGGACAATTGAGAAAAGCCGGTGCCGAAATCATCCAGGGAGAAGCTGATGCCCAGCTGCCCCAGTTCCTCCATGCGGGCTTTGATGGCGCTGGGGCTCTTCAGAATGGTGTTTTCCGTCAGCTCGAACTCCAGCCGTGCCGCATTGGCGCCGGTACGGTCCAGGATGTCCTTTACCGCCCCGACAAAATGGTCGTCCTGGATTTGCGAGAACGAAATGTTGACAGCTACCACAATGTCGCCCAGTCCCTGCTCGGCCATCCAGTTCAATGCGCAGCAGGCATGCTGGATGATCTGGTGGCCGATGTTCTTCATCAGCCCCATGTCCTCGCATTCCGCCAGGAATTCTCCGGGGCAAGTGAGGCCCCGCTCGGGATGGTTCCAGCGCAACAGGGCTTCCAGCCCCGCCAGTTGGCCGGATTCCAGTATCACCCGGGGTTGGTAGTGCAGTTCAAACTGGTTTTTCCGTACTGCCGTGCGCAATTCGGCGGCCAGCGAATTGCCGCCGCCGGCATCGAACAGCAGCCGCTCACTGTAGTGGATGAACTTGCTGCCGGTTACCGGTTTGGCTTGCTGCATCGCACTGCGGGCCTGCTCCAGCAATTCTGCCAGGTCGCCTGCATCGTCGGGATACAGGGCGGCACCGATGCTGGCGTTGACCTGAACCTGCTGCTCCTCGAGCAACACGGGCATCGCAATAGTCTGCAGCAGCTTGCCGGCGATCGTCGCAACATCGCTGGCACTGCTGACGTTTTCCAGGATGATTGCGAATTCGTCGCCGCCCAGGCGTGCCACCGCGTCAGTATTTCTGAGCTTGTTAAGGATGCGGCGCGACAACTGCTGAATCAGCAGGTCGCCGTTGTGTTCGCCAAAGTGGTCGTTGACGCTGGTGAACTGGTCGATATTGAGGTAGAGCAGGGCAGTCTTCAGGTCGTGCCGCTGCGCGTGTTGCAGGGTCTGCTCCAGTTGCGCCCTGAAGCCCGCACGGTTCAATACCCCGGTCAGGGAGTCGCGGTTGGACAGGTCGCGGATGGTGTTGCGGGCCCTGTTCAGCTCAATGGCATAGTCGAGTACCTTGTCGAGAAATGCGTGCTGAAGCTGCTCGCGGATCAGGTAGTCCTTTACCCCACAGTCCTGGAAAAGGCGGTATTCCTGGCCGTTGGGCGGCGCATCCAGCAGCAGCATTACCGGGGTGGGGATATTGCTCTTTTGCATTAGCCGCAGCAGGTATTCGGTCTCTGGTCCCGGCACCATGATGACGATGTCGAGCTCCGGGTCAGCGAGCACCTCCAGCGGCCGTTCCAGTGAGTCGCAACTGAGCAGGCGAAAGCGTGTTGGCCTGGCTCGCTCAAGGCAATCCGCCAGCAGCAGGTAGTCCCGCTCCTCGTCAGAAATCAGCAATATCCTGCGCAGATCCACGACGGCCCCTGGTGTTGCCTTCCAATCCCCGAGCGAGCCGCTTCTCGTGCCATTTGAGCTGGAGCGGCTTATTCGTTACATAACATAAGCTTATACGCAATATTTGAGGACATTTCTAGTCCTTCCACTGCAAAAATGTGTCAAAGGGACAGGACGGGTCGGCCGCGGGATCGCCGAGGCCCGCGCCGAGGCTACCGAATTGGCGGCGCCCGGCGAGATTTCGCTGCGGGAAGCTTGTGTTACAATTTCATGTTGTTCCTCTTCACCATGTGACCTATGAGTATCGCTTCCGACAAACTTGAAACCATCCGCCAGCAGGTGCAGCAGCACCTGGATCATGAGCAGCACAGGTCGCTCAACCCGGTCCAGGAGCAGCAGCTCAAGGCGAGTATTGGGGCCCGGCTGCGTGCTGAAAATGCCGTGGTCGTGGCCCATTACTATACTGCTCCCGAAATCCAGGCCCTGGCCGAGGAGACGGGCGGCTGTGTGTCCGACTCGCTGGAAATGGCACGTTTTGGGCACGATCACCCGGCCTCCACGCTGGTCGTGGCCGGGGTCAAATTCATGGGTGAAACGGCCAAGATACTCACGCCGCACAAGCGCGTGCTGATGCCTACCCTGGAGGCAACCTGCTCGCTGGACGTGGGCTGCCCCGTGGAGGAATTTTCGGCCTTTTGTGACCAGCATCCGGATCGGGAGGTGGTGGTCTACGCCAATACCTCCGCAGCGGTCAAGGCCCGCGCCGACTGGGTGGTCACCTCCAGCATTGCGCTGGATGTGGCGGAGCACCTGTCCTCCCAGGGCAAGAAGATCCTGTGGGCGCCCGATCGCCACCTGGGCGACTATGTCCGCAGGCAAACCGGCGCCGATATCCTGGTCTGGGAGGGTGCCTGTATCGTGCACGAGGAGTTCAAGGCCCGCGGTATTGCCGATCTGAAACGGGTCTACCCCGACGCGATAGTGCTGGCGCATCCGGAATCGCCGAACGCGGTACTGGAGCTGGCGGACCGGGTCGGCTCCACCACCCAGATCATCCGCGCGGCCCGGGAGATGCCCAACAAGCGCTTCATCATTGCCACCGACCAGGGCATTTTCTACAAGCTGCAGCAGCAGGCTCCCGACAAGGAGTTCCTCATCGCGCCGACGGCCGGCAGCGGCGGGGCCTGCCGCAGCT
It contains:
- a CDS encoding two-component system response regulator; this translates as MSAKILVCDDDQNVRFLTRQCLEAEDMLVVEAHSGPEALDMFVRERPDLVFLDVEMPGMTGLEVCRRIRQMPQGESIPIMIVTGSDDRQSIDQGFDAGATQYKTKPLNWSLLGRDVQYMLRASQAFNSLKRQEDRLRYLAYYDPLTNLPNRRSFNEQLNRILKRAKRNKSYAALLFIDLDNFKRINDSIGHGRGDRLLVEIAKRLILELREDDAVNYISEDDVSDPDSNTEIARLGGDEFTVVLSDVPDMIHVEAVARRILNTLSKPIALQSHNPVVTPSIGIAIYPQDGEDPDSLVRNADTAMYVAKAEGRACYRFYNEEMNAQAVEQLKMEEELRHGMQFGELELRYQPQIETSTGSVVSLEALVRWKHPLRGMVPPSEFIPVAERTGQIIELGEWVMAEVGRHCRYWDSLQLEPFRVSVNISPLQFNQSNLSQFIRDFIESSSFAPHRLELELTESAIMTDAETNIVKLRELKEIGVDLAVDDFGTGYSSLSYLKRFPIDTLKIDQSFVADLSSPDGAAIIDAILALSKTLNLRVIAEGIENEEQMQYLIRSNCELLQGYYFSQPVYPEEVPDLLRKNFLAQLFPRH
- a CDS encoding putative bifunctional diguanylate cyclase/phosphodiesterase; amino-acid sequence: MDLRRILLISDEERDYLLLADCLERARPTRFRLLSCDSLERPLEVLADPELDIVIMVPGPETEYLLRLMQKSNIPTPVMLLLDAPPNGQEYRLFQDCGVKDYLIREQLQHAFLDKVLDYAIELNRARNTIRDLSNRDSLTGVLNRAGFRAQLEQTLQHAQRHDLKTALLYLNIDQFTSVNDHFGEHNGDLLIQQLSRRILNKLRNTDAVARLGGDEFAIILENVSSASDVATIAGKLLQTIAMPVLLEEQQVQVNASIGAALYPDDAGDLAELLEQARSAMQQAKPVTGSKFIHYSERLLFDAGGGNSLAAELRTAVRKNQFELHYQPRVILESGQLAGLEALLRWNHPERGLTCPGEFLAECEDMGLMKNIGHQIIQHACCALNWMAEQGLGDIVVAVNISFSQIQDDHFVGAVKDILDRTGANAARLEFELTENTILKSPSAIKARMEELGQLGISFSLDDFGTGFSQLSHLTELPISALKIDSSFVRDLPHNRQQAAVCSLIIQMARRLELEVVAEGAESYEQIEYLRAEHCHQVQGFYYSPAIPLQQLPRFVQEQRFKYRERISS
- the nadA gene encoding quinolinate synthase NadA; this encodes MSIASDKLETIRQQVQQHLDHEQHRSLNPVQEQQLKASIGARLRAENAVVVAHYYTAPEIQALAEETGGCVSDSLEMARFGHDHPASTLVVAGVKFMGETAKILTPHKRVLMPTLEATCSLDVGCPVEEFSAFCDQHPDREVVVYANTSAAVKARADWVVTSSIALDVAEHLSSQGKKILWAPDRHLGDYVRRQTGADILVWEGACIVHEEFKARGIADLKRVYPDAIVLAHPESPNAVLELADRVGSTTQIIRAAREMPNKRFIIATDQGIFYKLQQQAPDKEFLIAPTAGSGGACRSCANCPWMAMNELETLATVFNRPDNEIFVDPAVGEQAMVPLRRMLDFAAGLRKSVVGNA